Within the Flavobacterium sp. N502536 genome, the region CCGGACAAAAAGCTGCTGCTTGTCGCCAAAAGTATCGTACAAACTCGAGCGACTCAGCCCCAAATGGGTAACTAAATCACTGGCCGATGTGCCATTGTATCCTTTGTGCCAAAAAATCTCAATCGCTTTATCCAAAGCCTGATCTTCATTAAATTCTTTTGTTCTGGCCATAACGTCAGTATTAAATTATATCTCAAAGATACAAAAATACGGAACAATCGTTCCTGAATTAGTCAGAAAAATTATACTACCGTATTTACAGTAAGTCCACCATCAATCACAATTTCGCTTCCGGTAATAAATGATGCATCATCCGAAGCTAAAAAAAGTACTGTTTTAGCCACTTCAGAAGCCTGGCCAAAACGCTTCAATAAAATTTTCTCGCTTAAAACTGCTCCAAAACCTTCAACTTCTGCTTTCTCCAATCCCAATTTACCATAAAGAGGTGTTTCAACCGGACCAGGAGAAACAGCATTTACTCTGATTTTTCTTGCTGCCAGTTCGGTAGCAAATACTTTATTCAAAGACAATACTGCTGCTTTGCTTGCCGCATAAACACTTGAATTAGGCATTCCCACATGAGCATTTATCGAAGTATTAAAAACAATAGAACCTCCGTCATTTAAGATGGGCAGTATTTTCTGAACGGTAAAATAAACTCCTTTTACATTCACATTCATGATACTGTCATAATGCTCCTCTGAGGCTAAATCTACTGGAGCAAAAGCTGCAATTCCAGCATTTAAAAACAATACATCAACTTTACCGAATTTGGCTTTTACCTCCGCAACCAAACGATCAATTGATTCTAAATCGGATTGATCCGATACAATTCCGGTTACGTTCAATTCCGTTTCTGCTTTTGCCAAAGCCTCTTTGTTTCTTCCTGTTACAATTACCTGAGCACCGTTTGCTACAAATTCGGCTGCGGCAGCATACCCTATTCCGCTATTTCCACCGGTTACAATAGCCACTTTATTCTCTAACTTTTTCATCTTATTTGTTTTTTAAATTATTGATTATTTCATTATTACAGTACAAAGATATAATAACGGAACGATCGTTCCGTTATTGATTATGTTAATATTTAGTTAAAATAAAAAACTGCTTTTAAAACCCGGTAATACCAAGACTTGACCTCTATACTACCATAAACGAAAGAAATAGGAAATTGTAAAAGATTCTTAATTTATGCTTAATTTTGCAATCTAAACCAATTCAGATGGATATTCATTTATACAACGAAAGTCCTTTCGAAACGATCATATCCTTCCACAAGCTTATTAAATCTTTTGAGGAAATTGCTTTGTCGGATGTTGATTACAGGGCAAACTATGCAAAAGCCATTTTAAAACAAATAGAACCCCTTCCGGAACTTAGAACCGGAATTAAGGACTACGCCACCATTAAAGACAATGAAGCGTTAATCAAAAATTTACTGGCCGATATCTTTCCGACCGCTTTGACGCACAATGAAATAAAAGCCGTTACTATACCTTTTCAAAATTTATCATTCAATTATACCGAACGTTTTAAAAAAATCCTCAGTAATGCAGGATCTGAGTTTGATATGGAAATTCGTGATTTTGACGATCATCAGTTCTATGTCAACAATTGCTGTATCATTTTAGGTGCTCATTTCAAGCAGCGTATCGATTTTAATAACCCCTTTTTCTATGATATTCCGGATGAAAATGGAATAGAAAAACATTATCGCATTCTTTACAATGCCGATTTCATAGATGTCATTCCAACAGAAAAATCAATCGATCTAACCCAGGACGACATCGATCTGCTGCTGGACAACTACCATGATCTCGAACTTTGGAAATCAAAATTTCCGAAGGGAAGCTGGATTCTGAAAGGATTTGGGCTCGTTTCTTTGTTTGATGCGACCACAGAAAGTGCCATTTCAAATTTAAAAAGTAACCTCTTAAAACCCGATTCGTCAACGGCCGCAACGGATGAAATCGTATTCAACATTTTTAAATCCATCTTTAAAATTCCCGATTTAAAAGTAGGTTTTATTGTTTACAATCCTGAGGAAGAAAAATTTATAAGACCTGTTAAATTTGAAACTCAGATGCAAAGTTTTCTGCTTTCAAAAGACCAGGAGATTGATTGCAAGAATGCTTTTTTTGGCTGTACTTTCGAAAAACTATTAGACAATAAAGAACCTTTGGTGGTTTCTAATGTCAATAAATTCATTGAAGAATCTTCCAATAAAAAACTAGGGGAACATTTATTAAAACAGGGAATCCAAAGCTGCATCTTTGCTCCTGTGGTAAAAGACGGGCATTTATTGGGAGTAGTCGAACTGGTTTCCTCCGAAATAAAAGCGCTCAATACGATTAATGCAACAAAACTGGGGCTGGTATTGCCGTATCTGACTGATACAATCGATCGTTACAATACGGATATGCAGCACCAGATTGAAGCCATCATTCAGCGCGAGTACACTACAATTCACCCAAGTGTTTACTGGAAATTTAGAAGAGAATCTCAAAACTATTTCCAAAATATGAATCATACGAAGGATTATATTTTTAAAGAAATTTCATTTAAAAATGTATACCCTCTTTATGGGCAAATCGATATTAAAGGTTCTTCTGAACATCGAAATGAAACCGTCAAAATCGATCTTAAAAATCAATTGACGGCTTTGTTAAAGATTTTCGAATCACAGGATCCTAACACCAATTTGATCCTTTTGGAACAAAGAAAATTTGAGTTGGAATCCTTCCGTGATGAACTGGATGCTCCTTTAAAAGCAGATACGGAACAGTACATTCAACGTTATATCGAAGAAGAAATTCATCCGCTTTTAAAGAACACAAAAGAGACCGCAAAAAGCGAAAAACTCGAACGTCAGTACTTTGAAAGTCTGGACGCTAAGACCGGATTGTTTTATCAGGAGAGAAAGAAATTTGATAATGCGATGTCTATTATCAATAAAAAACTGGCTTCGGTTTTGGACCGAAAACAAGTTGAAGCACAGCAAATCTATCCGCATTATTACGAACGCTTTAAAACCGATGGTGTAGAGCATAATCTCTATATTGGGGCTTCTATTGCTCCAACCCAGCCATTTGATATGATGTATTTGCACAATTTACGCTTGTGGCAACTGCAAACCTTGTGCGAGATGGAACTCGAACATCATCAGCTTAAAGAATCACTTCCGTACGAACTGGATGTGACCTCGTTGATTTTAGTTTTTACCTCTCCGCTTTCCATCCGTTTCAGAATGGATGAAAAACGTTTTGATGTCGACGGAACGTACAATGCCAGATATGAAGTGGTAAAAAAACGTATCGACAAATCGAATATCAAAGGCACAAAAGACCGCATCACCGAGAAAGAGAAAATTACCATTGTCTATTCTCAAAACAGCGAAGAAGCCGAATATTTAAAATACATCAAATACCTGCAGCACAAGAAAATTCTGGAGCCTTCCATTGAACAATTTGAAGTTGAAGATCTTCAGGGAGTTTCAGGTTTAAGGGCAATTCGGGTAAAAGTAATTAACAAGAATACAAATCCGGTAGCGAAAAAAATTACGTATCAGGACTTATTAGATGAGCTCAGCTAAATTTTAGTTGAGCTTATATTGATTTGAAAGCAATTATAAAAGCGATCACGGTAACAATAATCCCCACCATAAAAAGATTGTAGGCAATGCGCAGTAAATTGTACTTGCGCTGCAAAACCAATCCCAGATAGTACAAATCTTTGATCATCGTGGAATACAAATAGTCCCGATCTTTCATCATTTCGTTCATCGCCCAGTCGTATTCTTCCAATGGCATTTTGTAGAAATTCCCAAAGAATAACAAATTAATCTTTTTGGCTTCGATATCCTCCCGGGTAAACACACCGGTAGTTACTTTTGGTCTCGTTGAAAGGATTGCAAAAATAATAGTCACCACACTCGAAATTAACATAATAAAAGTAGGCACCACCAAATGTGCATTTTTCGGGCTGTCCAGTTTCGGGATAATCGTAGACAATGCAATCGAAATGATAATCGCGTTAACTGACAATAAAATATTGGCTTTACTATCGGCAATCCCGCTCAATCGGGTATGATTTCCTAATGTAACACGAAACAGTGTATCGACACCACGATCCGGCTTTTCCACTTTATCTTTTTTTCTGTTTTCTTCTTCGATTCGATCCGCTTCTTTCTTTTCCTGTTTTTCAATTTTCTTCTGAACCAAAAGCAGGTTTTTCTCCTTTAAAGGCTGCCATTTTTTAAGCGCATAATCGGTATAAAAGCGATGTTTGTTCATTAAAAAATTCAGATTTTCCTTTGCCCATTCGGCATTCGAAAAATTCAAATTCCAGGTATTCTTTAATTCAATACGCAATAATTCGCAGGTAGTTGCATATTCAGTCCCCATCAGATGGGCGAAATCTGCATCTTTAATTATTTTCTCCAAATGTGTTTTCGGAATGTATTCTTTTACCGTTGCCAGAATCAGGCCCGAAACCTGCGCTATAAATTCATCCGACAGTTCTTTTTCTTTCAAAAAGGCTGTAACAATTTTCACACTCTCCTGCTCGTGATTCTCATAACCGTTAATATATCCGGTATCATGAAACCAGGCCGCTACTAAAAGTATTTCTTTCTCCTCTGCTGTAACATCTTCTTTTTTGCAAAGCTCTTTTACAGCATTTACGACCGTTAAAGTATGGTTAAAATTATGATAAGAATATAAATTAGAAAGTTTATCTTTGAGTAAATTACTAACAAAATCTTCGGATTGTTCTATTAAATTCATAGAGAATATTTTTACACCACTAAATTATGAAATTGTTTTTGGATAATCATTTTATTGCGAAAATTAAAACCTGTTCTTTAGCAATAACGACATTGCTGCTCACCTATTCCTGTGCGACGCATAAGGCGCAATACGGAAAAAGTGTCAGCGCTAATGAAACGGAAAACGCAACAGATAGCATAAAAATTGCCCACACTTTTTATTTAGTAGGAGATGCCGGAAATGCCGATGAGGAACAAGCCCAACAAACACTTGAACTGCTGCACCAAAAACTAAAAAAAGCGAGTAAAAAATCGACTTTACTTTTTTTAGGGGATAACATTTATCCGAAAGGTTTTCCTGCTAATGACGATGCCTCAGAAAAGGCTCTGGCCGAAACAAAACTTACCAATCAATTAAAGCTAACCAAAGGATTTAGAGGAAAAACGATTGTCATTCCCGGAAATCACGATTGGTACAGCGGCATCAAAGGTCTGGAACGTCAGGCCGAATTTGTGACGAAATATTTGAATGATAAAAAAGCCTTCTTACCCCGAAAAAGCTGTGCCATAGAAGATGTAAAAATAGACAGCACCACCACTTTAGTAACCATAGACAGCGAATGGTTTCTGGAAGACTGGGACAATCATCCCACCATCAATGACAATTGTGACATCAAAACCAGAGAGGATTTCTTTGATGAACTGGAAAGTGTCCTGAATAAAAACCAGGAAAAAACAGTTATCCTTGCTATTCACCATCCTCTGATGAGCAATGGCTCGCATGGCGGACAGTATTCGTTAGAAAAACAATTGTTTCCTTTAGAGCAAAAAATCCCGCTTCCGGTAATAGGTTCCTTTATCAATTTACTCCGAAAAACTTCCGGCGCAAGTCCACAGGACATTCAAAACAAACAATATACGATTTATGCCAAGCGCATCAAAACACTTTTGCAAAAGCAGAAAAATGTAATTGTAGTTTCCGGACACGATCATAATCTGCAATACGTGAACAAAGAAAACATCAAGCAAATTATTAGTGGTGCAGGATCAAAATCTGAAGCTGCAAGGGCAATCAATTCAAACGATTTCTCTTATGGCGGAAATGGTTATGTTACCTTAACTTTGTTTAAAAGTGGGGACGCTAAAGTTTCTTTCTTTGGAAATGAAAACAACCACGAAAAATTACTTTTTGAACATGAAATCATAAAAGCAAAAGAAATCAACTGGGCTGCTGATATCCCGAATAATTTCCCTGCTACCATGACCACTTCGATCTATTCTGAAAAAATGACCCAAAAAAGTCTATTCCATAAATTCCTTTTCGGAAATCATTACAGAAAATATTACAGCTTACCGATCGAGGCTAAAACTGCCACTTTAGACACTTTAATGGGAGGGCTAAAACCTATTCGTGAAGGTGGCGGACACCAGTCCAAATCTTTAAGAGTATCTGATCCTAAAGGCCGTGAATACGTGTTACGTGCTTTGAAAAAAAGTGCTACCCAGTTTTTACAATCCGTAGCCTTTAAAGATCAGTACATTGTTAATGATTTTGAAAACACCTATGCCGAAAACTTTTTATTAGACTTCTACACCACTTCACATCCTTATACTCCTTTTGCTGTTGGCAATCTGGCCGACAAACTAGGATTGGCGCATACCAATCCGATCATCTATTACATTCCGAAACAAAATACCTTAAAAGAATTCAATTCGAATTTTGGAGATGAGTTGTATATGGTTGAAGAAAGACCTGCGGACAATCATCTGGACGGTAAAAACTTTGGAAATCCAACAGATATCATAAGCACAGCTGATATGATGAAAAACCTTCATAAAGATGAAAAATATACGGTTGATGAAAACGAATACATAAAAGCACGTTTGTTTGACATGCTGATTGGCGATTGGGACCGACATGACGATCAATGGCGTTGGGGCGAGTATAAAAAAGACGGAAAGGTTACTTACAAACCAATTCCACGCGATCGCGATCAGGCTTTCTCAAAATATGATGGTACTTTACTTTCACTGTTGATGAACATTCCTGCGCTGCGTCACATGCGTACTTTCAAAGACAAAATCGACAACGTAAAATGGCTCAACAGAGAACCTTACCCACTCGATGTGGCATTTTTGAGAACTGCCGACGAAAAAGACTGGATCGCTCAGGCAAAATACATTCAGGAAAACTTAACCGATGCCGACATTGACAATGCGTTTAAAAGCCTGCCAAAAGAAGTTCAGGACGAGACTATTAAAGACATACAGCAGAAGTTAAAAAGCCGAAAGAAAGAACTTCAAAAATATGCTTCCGAATACTTTGATGTTTTAAGTCATACGGTGATGATTGCCGGAACGGATAAAAAGGACAAATTTGTCATCAATCATAGCGCTAAAAAAACACTGGAAATTAAGGTTTTCAGAATAAAAAAGGAAGGCGACGAATTAGTGTACACCAAAACCGTTACAGATGCCAAAACTTCCAATTTATGGATTTACGGTTTGGACGACAATGATGTTTTTGAGGTAACCGGCAAGCAAAAATCAAACATAAAAATTCGTTTGATTGGCGGACAAAACAATGATACGTACAACATTGAAAACGGAAAGAGAGTTATTGTATATGACTTTAAATCAAAAGAAAACACCTATAATCTGGATTCAAAAACGAAAACGCAGCTTACAGATGATTACGATGTTAACTTGTACAATTATGAAAAACCGAAATACAATGTGGTTTCAGGACTTCCAAATATAGGCTACAATCCCGACGATGGCGTAAAACTTGGCTTTAACTTAAACTACACTGTCAACAATTTCAAACAAAATCCATACACCCAAAAGCACGTTTTAAATGGTTTTTATTATTTCGCAACAGGCGGTTTAGAATTTAATTATGCTGCACATTTTCCGGGCTTGTTAGGCAAATGGATTATTGACGTTGAATCGCAATACACGACCCCAAACTTTGCCATGAATTATTTTGGATACGGAAATGAAACTGTCAATAATACAGAGCAGTTTGGAATGGATTATAACCGCGTTCGCATCCAGAAATTTAATGTTTCGGCAGCGATCCGACATGTCGGACGATATGGAAGCGAGTTTAGCATTCAGCCCATGTTCCAGCAAATGAGAGTAGAAGAAACTAAAAACCGATTTATTGACATTCCAAACATCATTAATCCGGAGATTTTTCAAAGTCAGACCTTTGGTGGTGCAAAAATCAAGTACCAATTCAAAAATTCTGATTTTGCCGCGAAACCTACTTTGGGAGTTACTTTCATGATCTCGGCAACCTGGTTAGCAAATCTAAATGAAACCAAGCAAAACTTCCCGACTCTTGAAAGCCTTTTAGGATTTACACATAAAATTGATTCTAACGGAAAGCTGGTTTTGGCTACGCTTTTAAAAGGAAAAGCGCTGCTGAACAATAATTACGAATTTTATCAGGGTGCTGCTTTAGGCGGTGATACTGACTTACGTGGTTACAGAAACGAACGCTTTTTAGGAAGCTCTTATTTTTCTCAAAGTACCGATTTACGATTCAGTATTGGAAAAATTCAAAAAACAATTGCTCCATTCACCTACGGAATTCTGGGTGGTTTTGACTACGGAAGAATCTGGCTGGACGGTGAAAATTCGAGAAAATGGCATCAGGATTACGGTGGCGGACTTTGGCTGAATGCAATCAAT harbors:
- a CDS encoding SDR family oxidoreductase; this translates as MKKLENKVAIVTGGNSGIGYAAAAEFVANGAQVIVTGRNKEALAKAETELNVTGIVSDQSDLESIDRLVAEVKAKFGKVDVLFLNAGIAAFAPVDLASEEHYDSIMNVNVKGVYFTVQKILPILNDGGSIVFNTSINAHVGMPNSSVYAASKAAVLSLNKVFATELAARKIRVNAVSPGPVETPLYGKLGLEKAEVEGFGAVLSEKILLKRFGQASEVAKTVLFLASDDASFITGSEIVIDGGLTVNTVV
- a CDS encoding GAF domain-containing protein, with product MDIHLYNESPFETIISFHKLIKSFEEIALSDVDYRANYAKAILKQIEPLPELRTGIKDYATIKDNEALIKNLLADIFPTALTHNEIKAVTIPFQNLSFNYTERFKKILSNAGSEFDMEIRDFDDHQFYVNNCCIILGAHFKQRIDFNNPFFYDIPDENGIEKHYRILYNADFIDVIPTEKSIDLTQDDIDLLLDNYHDLELWKSKFPKGSWILKGFGLVSLFDATTESAISNLKSNLLKPDSSTAATDEIVFNIFKSIFKIPDLKVGFIVYNPEEEKFIRPVKFETQMQSFLLSKDQEIDCKNAFFGCTFEKLLDNKEPLVVSNVNKFIEESSNKKLGEHLLKQGIQSCIFAPVVKDGHLLGVVELVSSEIKALNTINATKLGLVLPYLTDTIDRYNTDMQHQIEAIIQREYTTIHPSVYWKFRRESQNYFQNMNHTKDYIFKEISFKNVYPLYGQIDIKGSSEHRNETVKIDLKNQLTALLKIFESQDPNTNLILLEQRKFELESFRDELDAPLKADTEQYIQRYIEEEIHPLLKNTKETAKSEKLERQYFESLDAKTGLFYQERKKFDNAMSIINKKLASVLDRKQVEAQQIYPHYYERFKTDGVEHNLYIGASIAPTQPFDMMYLHNLRLWQLQTLCEMELEHHQLKESLPYELDVTSLILVFTSPLSIRFRMDEKRFDVDGTYNARYEVVKKRIDKSNIKGTKDRITEKEKITIVYSQNSEEAEYLKYIKYLQHKKILEPSIEQFEVEDLQGVSGLRAIRVKVINKNTNPVAKKITYQDLLDELS
- a CDS encoding Pycsar system effector family protein; the encoded protein is MNLIEQSEDFVSNLLKDKLSNLYSYHNFNHTLTVVNAVKELCKKEDVTAEEKEILLVAAWFHDTGYINGYENHEQESVKIVTAFLKEKELSDEFIAQVSGLILATVKEYIPKTHLEKIIKDADFAHLMGTEYATTCELLRIELKNTWNLNFSNAEWAKENLNFLMNKHRFYTDYALKKWQPLKEKNLLLVQKKIEKQEKKEADRIEEENRKKDKVEKPDRGVDTLFRVTLGNHTRLSGIADSKANILLSVNAIIISIALSTIIPKLDSPKNAHLVVPTFIMLISSVVTIIFAILSTRPKVTTGVFTREDIEAKKINLLFFGNFYKMPLEEYDWAMNEMMKDRDYLYSTMIKDLYYLGLVLQRKYNLLRIAYNLFMVGIIVTVIAFIIAFKSI
- a CDS encoding metallophosphoesterase; protein product: MKLFLDNHFIAKIKTCSLAITTLLLTYSCATHKAQYGKSVSANETENATDSIKIAHTFYLVGDAGNADEEQAQQTLELLHQKLKKASKKSTLLFLGDNIYPKGFPANDDASEKALAETKLTNQLKLTKGFRGKTIVIPGNHDWYSGIKGLERQAEFVTKYLNDKKAFLPRKSCAIEDVKIDSTTTLVTIDSEWFLEDWDNHPTINDNCDIKTREDFFDELESVLNKNQEKTVILAIHHPLMSNGSHGGQYSLEKQLFPLEQKIPLPVIGSFINLLRKTSGASPQDIQNKQYTIYAKRIKTLLQKQKNVIVVSGHDHNLQYVNKENIKQIISGAGSKSEAARAINSNDFSYGGNGYVTLTLFKSGDAKVSFFGNENNHEKLLFEHEIIKAKEINWAADIPNNFPATMTTSIYSEKMTQKSLFHKFLFGNHYRKYYSLPIEAKTATLDTLMGGLKPIREGGGHQSKSLRVSDPKGREYVLRALKKSATQFLQSVAFKDQYIVNDFENTYAENFLLDFYTTSHPYTPFAVGNLADKLGLAHTNPIIYYIPKQNTLKEFNSNFGDELYMVEERPADNHLDGKNFGNPTDIISTADMMKNLHKDEKYTVDENEYIKARLFDMLIGDWDRHDDQWRWGEYKKDGKVTYKPIPRDRDQAFSKYDGTLLSLLMNIPALRHMRTFKDKIDNVKWLNREPYPLDVAFLRTADEKDWIAQAKYIQENLTDADIDNAFKSLPKEVQDETIKDIQQKLKSRKKELQKYASEYFDVLSHTVMIAGTDKKDKFVINHSAKKTLEIKVFRIKKEGDELVYTKTVTDAKTSNLWIYGLDDNDVFEVTGKQKSNIKIRLIGGQNNDTYNIENGKRVIVYDFKSKENTYNLDSKTKTQLTDDYDVNLYNYEKPKYNVVSGLPNIGYNPDDGVKLGFNLNYTVNNFKQNPYTQKHVLNGFYYFATGGLEFNYAAHFPGLLGKWIIDVESQYTTPNFAMNYFGYGNETVNNTEQFGMDYNRVRIQKFNVSAAIRHVGRYGSEFSIQPMFQQMRVEETKNRFIDIPNIINPEIFQSQTFGGAKIKYQFKNSDFAAKPTLGVTFMISATWLANLNETKQNFPTLESLLGFTHKIDSNGKLVLATLLKGKALLNNNYEFYQGAALGGDTDLRGYRNERFLGSSYFSQSTDLRFSIGKIQKTIAPFTYGILGGFDYGRIWLDGENSRKWHQDYGGGLWLNAINVLTARITYFKSPDETGRVIFGAAYSF